One Gimesia aquarii DNA segment encodes these proteins:
- a CDS encoding ABC transporter permease gives MNTVTIAWKSIQQRRVSSLLTALSVALGVTLLVSVLVINDVIDRMFNQTASGYDLIVGAQGSPLQLVLSTVFRVGAPIENLPYRYYTELKKDPRIEEAIPFAIGDVTQKGAFPIVGTIPRYFALEYIPGRHFRINKEGKFLPGTWDAVIGSVVAKQNNWKMGDEFQLIHGSAESGHVHDEKFKIVGILAPTGTPNDRTVFVNLRGFYQVSGHEKPLDEALKREAAFFGETLDEEKLKRLMKENAAHDHSGHDHGHNHAHEVPDAQKEVTAILVQMKGDRLRGFTTIKFQSELKEANQAMAVNPIRQISWLMTNIVGNVRTMLIILTSLIIVVSGVSIFVSIYNSMSDRKREIAIMRALGAGRTTVFSIILSESVLLCLGGGILGIILGHGLVFIASPIIEARSGLLINPFAFSSIELILLPILVVLASLVGFIPAMTAYRTDVASTLSD, from the coding sequence ATGAATACTGTCACTATTGCCTGGAAAAGTATCCAACAACGTCGCGTCTCCTCACTGTTAACGGCTTTGAGTGTCGCTTTGGGTGTCACACTCTTGGTCTCCGTCCTGGTCATCAATGACGTCATTGACCGTATGTTTAATCAGACTGCCAGTGGCTATGACTTGATTGTTGGCGCGCAAGGCAGCCCACTGCAATTGGTCTTGAGTACCGTCTTTCGCGTCGGAGCACCGATCGAAAATCTGCCTTATCGATACTACACCGAATTGAAAAAAGACCCACGCATTGAGGAAGCCATTCCTTTTGCCATTGGTGATGTGACACAGAAAGGTGCGTTCCCCATCGTGGGAACCATTCCACGTTACTTTGCGCTGGAATACATTCCCGGTCGCCATTTTCGCATTAACAAAGAGGGAAAATTTCTACCGGGAACCTGGGACGCCGTGATTGGCTCTGTGGTTGCGAAACAAAATAACTGGAAGATGGGCGATGAATTCCAACTGATTCACGGTTCCGCAGAAAGTGGACACGTCCATGATGAAAAATTTAAAATTGTGGGTATTCTGGCACCAACGGGAACCCCCAATGATCGTACTGTGTTCGTAAACCTGCGTGGTTTTTATCAGGTCTCCGGGCATGAAAAACCTCTGGATGAAGCGCTCAAACGGGAAGCCGCTTTTTTTGGAGAAACGCTCGATGAAGAAAAACTGAAAAGGTTGATGAAAGAGAATGCAGCCCATGATCATAGTGGTCATGATCATGGACACAACCACGCACATGAAGTACCCGATGCCCAGAAAGAAGTCACCGCGATTCTTGTACAAATGAAGGGGGACCGATTACGCGGATTTACAACAATCAAGTTTCAGTCTGAACTCAAAGAGGCGAATCAAGCGATGGCCGTCAATCCGATTCGGCAAATCAGCTGGCTGATGACTAATATCGTGGGCAATGTGCGCACGATGCTCATCATTTTGACATCGTTGATCATTGTCGTTTCCGGCGTCAGTATTTTCGTCAGCATTTATAATTCGATGTCGGATCGCAAAAGAGAAATCGCCATTATGCGCGCCCTGGGTGCCGGGCGCACTACCGTCTTTTCGATCATTCTTTCTGAATCCGTGCTGCTCTGTCTGGGTGGAGGCATCTTAGGAATCATCCTTGGACATGGTCTCGTCTTCATCGCCTCTCCCATCATCGAAGCACGTAGCGGACTGTTGATCAACCCGTTTGCATTCAGCTCAATCGAATTGATCCTGCTGCCGATCCTTGTCGTGCTAGCTTCACTGGTAGGATTTATCCCAGCTATGACCGCATATCGAACTGATGTCGCCAGTACGTTAAGTGACTAA
- a CDS encoding L,D-transpeptidase family protein encodes MRSHQRNRLMTPFRVVMFIGLGILGTAAWRYEWIPFHVGGAQTGALIDDSSQNSSETGKRQETSDDEEPVLEQETIIAQSEPPAEELTEGSDNQRTYHRREIEVPRIYKRTITGTIVETAPQVDSPVNAAIEPNHFKASAQPLAKEDQVSPQLASKELNAPKKLNPPEGIKRASARVIKTAKHASFDEEIGKSQTENSTPDLIAIDQLIQQGKIIDAHKRLSKIYWKQPQLYPVIKSRIEETARMIYFSPQPHFMTPHEIEPGDQLRKVSKQYQIPWEYLSKLNRIDPRKIRPGQKLKVIKGPFSVFVDLSDFTLTVHAHGYFVKRYAIGTGKDHSTPTGKFLVKDKLVDPTYYGPEGVIANDDPANPLGERWIDIGDSYGIHGTINPASIGKAESKGCLRMHNQDVAEVYDMLGIGSEVVIRP; translated from the coding sequence ATGCGAAGTCATCAACGGAACCGACTAATGACTCCCTTTCGAGTCGTAATGTTTATAGGGCTGGGAATTTTGGGGACTGCTGCCTGGAGATATGAGTGGATTCCATTTCATGTGGGCGGAGCACAAACCGGGGCCTTGATTGATGATTCTTCTCAAAATTCGTCCGAGACTGGTAAGCGACAAGAAACTTCCGATGATGAAGAGCCGGTTTTGGAGCAGGAAACCATCATTGCTCAGTCGGAACCTCCCGCAGAAGAATTAACGGAGGGAAGTGATAATCAACGTACATACCATAGGAGAGAAATCGAAGTACCTCGTATTTATAAGCGAACGATTACCGGTACGATTGTAGAGACGGCTCCTCAAGTCGATTCTCCTGTGAATGCTGCTATTGAACCCAATCATTTCAAAGCTTCTGCACAACCTTTGGCCAAAGAGGATCAGGTCTCGCCTCAACTGGCTTCAAAAGAGCTCAATGCTCCGAAGAAATTGAACCCGCCAGAAGGGATCAAACGTGCGAGTGCTCGTGTGATCAAAACGGCCAAGCATGCGAGTTTTGATGAAGAAATAGGGAAAAGCCAGACAGAAAATTCCACTCCTGATCTGATCGCCATTGATCAACTCATTCAGCAGGGAAAAATTATCGATGCTCATAAGCGGCTTTCTAAAATTTATTGGAAACAACCTCAATTATACCCGGTCATCAAATCACGAATTGAAGAGACCGCACGCATGATTTACTTTTCTCCTCAGCCACATTTTATGACACCTCATGAAATAGAGCCCGGAGATCAATTGCGAAAAGTGTCAAAACAATATCAGATTCCCTGGGAGTACCTGTCAAAGCTGAATCGGATTGACCCCAGAAAAATCAGACCTGGTCAGAAGCTCAAGGTCATCAAGGGCCCATTTTCCGTATTTGTGGATTTGAGTGATTTTACTTTGACCGTGCATGCACATGGTTACTTTGTAAAACGTTATGCCATTGGAACTGGCAAAGATCATTCCACACCGACGGGTAAATTTCTCGTAAAAGACAAGTTGGTGGATCCTACTTATTATGGTCCAGAGGGAGTGATCGCCAACGATGATCCGGCGAATCCCCTGGGCGAACGATGGATTGATATTGGCGATAGCTATGGCAT
- a CDS encoding phosphoglycerate dehydrogenase, whose product MPRTICTAKMCEFGPHFEILQDGGFEVATVPAEVDLRKEPDRVVEQVEGFDAILAGAEIYSREVLEQLPDLKVISRYGVGFDAVDLQAADDLGIAVTITPGVNHHSVAEQAFALLMGVARLTRSQDRAVRSGKWERALTPRVWGSTIGIVGLGRIGQAVATRAIGMGMQVLAYDPFPNQSFVAEHQIKLVDLDELLKQSDYVTLHLPVTSETIDIINKETLAKMKSGSVLINTARGGLVDEEALIEALQSGHLRAAGLDVFKKEPLPVESPLINLENVLLSCHIGGLDKESHRDAYAMAAQNIVKLYQGDWPQECVVNLKNTTGWQWPK is encoded by the coding sequence ATGCCTCGTACAATTTGTACTGCGAAAATGTGTGAATTTGGACCCCATTTTGAAATTCTTCAAGACGGTGGATTTGAAGTAGCCACTGTCCCCGCCGAGGTTGATTTACGAAAAGAACCAGATAGAGTCGTCGAACAAGTAGAGGGCTTCGATGCCATCCTTGCCGGCGCGGAGATCTATTCTAGAGAAGTCCTGGAACAACTTCCGGACTTAAAAGTGATCTCACGTTATGGGGTTGGCTTTGATGCCGTCGATTTACAAGCCGCAGATGACCTGGGAATTGCCGTCACAATTACACCCGGTGTGAACCATCATTCGGTCGCAGAACAAGCTTTTGCTCTATTAATGGGAGTAGCACGCTTGACTCGCTCACAAGACCGTGCTGTTCGTAGTGGAAAGTGGGAACGAGCTCTTACACCCCGTGTCTGGGGAAGTACCATTGGCATTGTGGGGCTGGGGCGTATCGGTCAGGCAGTCGCAACTCGTGCGATTGGAATGGGAATGCAGGTTCTCGCTTATGACCCCTTTCCTAATCAATCATTTGTGGCCGAACATCAGATCAAACTCGTTGATCTCGATGAATTACTGAAACAGTCAGATTACGTCACGTTACACCTGCCTGTAACATCAGAGACTATCGACATCATTAATAAAGAGACCCTGGCAAAAATGAAATCCGGTTCTGTTTTGATCAATACGGCGCGCGGGGGGCTCGTTGACGAGGAGGCCTTGATTGAAGCTCTTCAGTCTGGTCACTTACGTGCCGCTGGTCTGGATGTTTTCAAAAAAGAACCTTTGCCCGTTGAAAGTCCGCTGATAAACTTAGAAAATGTGTTATTGAGTTGTCATATCGGCGGTCTGGACAAGGAATCTCACCGTGATGCGTATGCCATGGCAGCTCAGAACATTGTAAAATTATATCAGGGAGATTGGCCTCAGGAGTGCGTTGTGAATCTGAAAAATACAACCGGCTGGCAATGGCCAAAGTAA
- a CDS encoding ABC transporter ATP-binding protein has protein sequence MSLLLENVKKSYREPNGSILPILNIERFELKESEQAVLIGESGSGKSTLLNVISGITSADSGKVTIAGTEIASMAEVVRDRFRAERIGFVFQTFNLLPAFSALENVLLGMSFSREKPNRNRAKELLAQVGLEHRLHHRPQQMSVGEQQRVAVARALANQPKLLLADEPTANVDISNQETILQLLRDACAQNQISMLLVTHSQEVAKQFDRVETLSDFNKIHAEI, from the coding sequence ATGTCTTTGCTGCTGGAAAACGTCAAAAAGAGCTACCGGGAACCCAATGGTTCCATTCTCCCCATTCTGAATATTGAACGATTTGAACTGAAAGAAAGTGAACAGGCCGTGCTGATTGGCGAGAGTGGTTCAGGGAAATCGACCCTCCTGAATGTCATCTCGGGAATTACTTCAGCCGATAGTGGAAAAGTAACCATTGCCGGCACCGAAATCGCTTCGATGGCGGAGGTGGTCCGCGATCGATTTCGAGCCGAACGGATCGGTTTTGTTTTCCAGACATTTAATCTGTTACCCGCTTTTTCTGCTTTGGAAAATGTCTTACTAGGTATGAGTTTCTCACGCGAAAAACCAAATCGGAATCGCGCGAAAGAACTCTTGGCACAGGTTGGCTTGGAACATCGCTTACATCATCGCCCCCAACAAATGTCTGTTGGAGAACAACAGCGTGTGGCAGTCGCTCGCGCATTGGCCAATCAACCCAAGCTCTTACTCGCAGATGAACCTACCGCCAATGTGGATATTTCCAACCAGGAAACGATTCTGCAATTATTACGAGATGCTTGCGCACAGAACCAGATTTCGATGCTGCTGGTAACCCACTCGCAAGAAGTCGCCAAACAGTTTGACCGCGTGGAAACGTTATCTGATTTTAATAAAATTCACGCAGAAATATAA
- a CDS encoding DUF4190 domain-containing protein, whose product MSQVLDGSNQFLHDAVDTENEFSYKPVPPTAVVGLALGLLSFIALFGIIGLGIAVVGIIVSLISLFSIKRAAGELGGKTVAIAGVALSAFFLATGISYQSYVYAHEVPDGFQRLNFTSDISAKDFIQKDGVTRVDPEVLKLDKQKIFLKGYMYPTRDTKNLKNFILVKDNGQCCFGGQPDAKDMILVEMQGDHRADFYAGLVAVAGEFQAEAPTQAGELRPVYQLKGTHFEQARTAY is encoded by the coding sequence ATGTCGCAAGTTCTTGATGGATCCAATCAATTTTTGCACGACGCCGTCGATACCGAGAACGAGTTTTCGTACAAACCTGTGCCTCCTACTGCCGTTGTTGGTTTAGCATTAGGATTGCTCTCGTTCATCGCATTGTTTGGAATTATTGGTCTGGGGATTGCCGTCGTCGGAATCATTGTTTCTCTCATTAGCTTATTCAGTATCAAACGCGCTGCGGGTGAACTGGGAGGTAAAACAGTGGCCATTGCAGGGGTCGCGCTCTCCGCATTTTTCTTAGCCACTGGAATTTCCTATCAGTCTTATGTTTACGCGCATGAAGTCCCAGACGGTTTTCAGCGACTCAATTTTACCAGTGATATTTCCGCCAAAGATTTTATTCAGAAAGACGGGGTTACGCGAGTTGATCCGGAAGTACTGAAGCTGGACAAACAAAAGATCTTCCTCAAAGGTTACATGTACCCTACCAGAGATACTAAAAATCTGAAAAACTTTATTCTCGTGAAAGACAATGGCCAGTGCTGCTTTGGGGGACAACCTGATGCCAAAGATATGATCCTGGTTGAAATGCAAGGCGATCACCGTGCTGATTTTTATGCTGGACTGGTAGCAGTGGCTGGCGAATTTCAGGCCGAAGCCCCCACACAAGCAGGTGAACTGAGACCCGTTTATCAATTAAAGGGAACACATTTTGAACAGGCAAGGACCGCCTATTAA
- a CDS encoding CRTAC1 family protein, whose translation MIKSNGYLRGFTEQYSCFNRRVVLAFLASGLCVLLVGCNSETVMDERPQTVDIKNQAQQKHSESRIQPEFINVWPEQNLEFTYRNGREAGELAILETLGGGTAIFDYDRDGLLDLFYTGGGTFENKTVKGYPSILLRHTGEFRFFDITKKASMDLEAFYSNGCAVGDYDNDGFQDLLVTGYGGSIFWKNLGDGTFEEISIAAGLRDCFWGSSAGWGDLNGDGLLDLYLTQYADWSFQNHPECDLTPGVADVCSPHSFTGVKDLVFFNRGDGTFYDASEQVSLLPKGKGLGVILADLDHDTDLDIYVCNDTVENFLYLNNGQGKFEEVGFINGAAVDDLGTPNGSMGVDIMDYNQDGLTDLWVANYEKEAFALYRNDGDAQFLHVSNDTGVTSIGDLFVGFGTACADFDWDGDEDLIVANGHVAYFSTNSPFRQKPLYLENQNGRFAQIEYDDSSYLGQSHTGRGLALADFNNDGNLDVSISNFSDPPAILKNTTKTKGQWVSVRFIGRGSNRDAIGTRAVLHTSQGNLIRQIKGGGSYLSSSDFCLHWGVGEKVTLNGISIYWPSGVQQKWNSLKVNATNLILEPDSKNDLFKQ comes from the coding sequence ATGATCAAATCAAATGGTTATTTAAGGGGTTTCACCGAGCAGTATTCGTGTTTCAATCGACGAGTAGTCCTGGCATTCTTGGCATCTGGTTTATGCGTTTTGTTAGTCGGGTGTAATTCTGAGACAGTCATGGATGAGCGTCCACAAACGGTGGACATCAAAAATCAGGCACAACAGAAACATTCTGAATCGAGAATTCAGCCCGAATTCATCAATGTTTGGCCTGAGCAGAATTTAGAGTTCACTTACCGTAACGGTCGGGAAGCGGGAGAACTGGCAATTCTCGAAACGCTTGGAGGGGGTACGGCAATTTTCGACTATGATCGGGATGGACTTCTCGATCTCTTTTATACTGGTGGTGGTACATTTGAGAACAAAACTGTCAAAGGTTATCCCTCTATTTTGTTACGACATACTGGGGAGTTTCGTTTTTTTGACATAACAAAGAAAGCGAGCATGGACCTTGAAGCATTTTATAGTAATGGATGTGCCGTCGGCGATTATGACAATGATGGTTTTCAGGATTTGCTTGTGACTGGTTATGGAGGTTCAATTTTCTGGAAGAACTTAGGCGATGGCACGTTTGAAGAAATTTCTATCGCTGCTGGCTTGCGAGACTGTTTCTGGGGATCCAGCGCTGGTTGGGGAGACCTTAATGGAGATGGCTTGTTGGATCTTTACCTCACTCAATATGCTGACTGGTCATTTCAAAATCATCCAGAGTGTGATCTGACGCCTGGTGTTGCTGATGTTTGCTCTCCTCACTCCTTCACAGGAGTCAAAGATCTTGTTTTTTTTAATCGAGGCGATGGCACTTTTTATGATGCCAGCGAACAAGTAAGTTTACTGCCAAAAGGTAAAGGGCTTGGTGTAATTCTGGCAGATTTAGACCATGACACCGATTTGGATATCTATGTTTGTAACGATACGGTCGAGAATTTTTTGTATCTGAATAACGGTCAAGGGAAATTTGAGGAGGTTGGTTTCATTAATGGTGCTGCCGTTGATGATCTGGGAACGCCCAATGGAAGTATGGGCGTTGACATCATGGATTATAATCAAGACGGCTTGACTGACTTATGGGTTGCCAACTATGAGAAAGAAGCCTTCGCTTTATACCGCAATGATGGCGATGCCCAATTTTTACACGTCAGTAATGATACTGGAGTGACTTCGATAGGAGATTTATTTGTGGGTTTTGGGACAGCGTGTGCCGATTTTGATTGGGATGGAGACGAAGACCTGATTGTGGCAAATGGGCATGTCGCGTATTTTTCTACGAATTCTCCGTTTCGACAAAAGCCTCTTTATCTGGAAAACCAAAACGGACGTTTTGCTCAGATTGAATATGACGATTCTTCTTATTTGGGACAGTCCCATACTGGTCGCGGATTAGCTTTGGCAGACTTTAATAACGATGGCAATCTTGATGTGTCTATCTCAAATTTCAGTGACCCTCCAGCAATCCTTAAAAATACGACCAAAACAAAAGGCCAGTGGGTTTCCGTACGTTTCATTGGAAGAGGAAGTAATCGCGATGCAATTGGCACACGTGCGGTGCTACATACAAGTCAAGGGAACCTGATACGACAGATCAAAGGAGGTGGTAGTTATCTCTCTTCCAGCGATTTTTGTCTGCATTGGGGAGTAGGCGAAAAAGTAACTCTCAATGGCATAAGCATTTATTGGCCTTCAGGTGTTCAGCAGAAATGGAATTCACTTAAAGTTAACGCTACAAACCTTATTCTGGAACCTGACTCAAAAAATGATCTTTTCAAACAATAA
- a CDS encoding Gfo/Idh/MocA family protein, giving the protein MTDSVNRRTFLGQTAAASAASFAAPALLSAANKAPSKKVTIGIMGMQRGLALAKTFGALDGVEIKYVCDTDDNRAANAAKTVEKATQKAPEPIADFRKILDDKAVDALIVAAPNHWHSPATILGCSAGKHVYVEKPCSHNPKEGEMMVEAARKNKRAVQMGSQRRSSESIMEGIQKVKEGVIGDVYLARAFYQSARGSIGTGKPASVPGYLNYDLWQGPAPRQKYMDNVVHYNWHWFWNYGNGELGNNGVHSLDVCRWGLDVDYPTRVVSSGGRYAYNDDQQTPDTHVVAYEFDGGKQITWQGTSCNRHKNEFVTFFGSKGTLIIGGSGGYRVLDAKDKEVEKVGGGQGMSEHAQNFIDAIRNNEPLSLNAEIEIGHKSTLLCHIGNIAHRTGRTMTCDPSNGHIQNDKAAMALWTRDYEPGWEPKV; this is encoded by the coding sequence ATGACTGATTCTGTCAACCGTCGTACTTTTCTAGGTCAAACTGCAGCAGCCTCTGCTGCGAGTTTCGCTGCCCCAGCACTTCTTTCAGCCGCGAATAAAGCCCCTAGCAAAAAAGTCACTATCGGTATCATGGGTATGCAACGTGGACTCGCTTTGGCGAAAACATTTGGTGCTCTGGACGGCGTCGAAATCAAGTATGTTTGCGATACTGACGATAACCGAGCGGCTAACGCAGCCAAGACTGTTGAGAAAGCGACCCAAAAAGCACCCGAGCCAATCGCAGACTTCCGTAAAATTCTGGATGACAAAGCGGTTGATGCCCTGATCGTTGCAGCTCCCAACCACTGGCATTCACCAGCGACTATTCTAGGCTGCTCAGCAGGCAAGCACGTTTACGTTGAAAAACCTTGCAGTCATAATCCTAAAGAAGGTGAAATGATGGTTGAAGCCGCTCGCAAAAACAAACGTGCGGTCCAGATGGGAAGCCAGCGACGTAGTAGTGAATCGATTATGGAAGGGATTCAAAAAGTCAAAGAGGGGGTTATTGGCGATGTATACCTCGCACGCGCTTTCTACCAAAGTGCCCGTGGTTCAATTGGCACCGGTAAACCTGCTTCTGTCCCCGGTTATTTGAATTACGATCTCTGGCAGGGACCAGCCCCTCGCCAAAAATATATGGATAACGTCGTACACTATAATTGGCACTGGTTCTGGAATTATGGCAACGGTGAACTGGGTAATAATGGCGTGCATTCCCTGGATGTTTGTCGTTGGGGACTGGATGTAGATTATCCTACACGTGTTGTTTCGAGTGGCGGTCGATACGCCTACAACGATGATCAACAAACGCCAGACACACACGTCGTCGCTTACGAGTTTGACGGAGGGAAACAGATTACCTGGCAGGGAACTAGCTGCAATCGTCACAAGAATGAATTTGTCACTTTCTTCGGTAGTAAAGGAACATTGATTATTGGCGGCTCAGGCGGCTACAGAGTATTAGATGCCAAAGATAAAGAAGTTGAAAAAGTAGGCGGTGGGCAAGGCATGTCCGAGCATGCTCAAAACTTCATTGATGCCATACGTAACAATGAACCACTCAGCCTGAATGCCGAAATTGAGATCGGTCATAAAAGCACGTTGTTATGCCATATTGGAAACATTGCACATCGCACAGGTCGCACAATGACCTGTGATCCTTCGAATGGTCATATTCAAAACGATAAAGCCGCCATGGCACTATGGACGCGAGACTACGAACCAGGCTGGGAACCCAAAGTCTGA
- a CDS encoding tetratricopeptide repeat protein: protein MATNISDSKDKKALSSARNKIVLSVIIFFVVLLSSFVWGRGLWLDFFHHRAELCLQDRNPDSAQQWLSYAQALNAKNPRTRILLARSYRKSHDVEQAYQELKNYYQLAGSSEEYLQEQWLLKAQIGDNADLRIHLSELLIKPQGDIQDICETYVNSCILNYQFDDALKILDLWEADFPEDPLPNFMRGKIFEHNRALQEAVEEFQKTLSKDARYAPAAYSLARIQLTRKKTEAAMKYYQITLDNTEHQAPAKVGLARCLRLLNRNQEAKNILTEVISKDPEELQKDYQEMGDHKSSAYSSAHLEMGNLELAEKNYEAALKWLEPAAKANPRDLGAKNSLVIAYSRLGRKQEAKKLSLLIKETNDALEEIQKLLDQLLQEPNNVELRFQIGKAYLKYVSELQGVVWLNSVVRYQPNHRGAHSELARYYEQNLSRGESFQRLAKLHREKADAIKKNL, encoded by the coding sequence TTGGCAACCAATATTAGCGACTCAAAAGATAAAAAAGCCCTCTCTAGTGCGCGAAATAAAATCGTTCTCTCAGTCATCATTTTTTTCGTTGTCTTATTGAGTTCTTTTGTCTGGGGGCGGGGACTGTGGCTTGATTTCTTTCACCACCGTGCAGAGCTCTGTTTGCAAGATCGGAATCCAGACAGTGCACAGCAATGGCTATCTTATGCACAAGCTCTGAATGCGAAGAATCCAAGGACCAGAATACTGCTCGCACGCTCATACAGAAAATCACACGATGTCGAACAAGCATATCAAGAATTAAAAAACTATTATCAACTGGCTGGATCCAGTGAGGAGTATCTTCAGGAGCAATGGTTGTTAAAAGCACAGATTGGAGATAACGCTGACTTACGCATTCACTTGAGTGAACTTCTCATTAAACCGCAGGGGGATATTCAGGATATTTGTGAGACATACGTAAATAGTTGCATTCTCAACTACCAGTTTGATGATGCACTAAAAATTTTGGATCTTTGGGAAGCCGACTTTCCAGAAGATCCGCTTCCCAATTTTATGCGTGGGAAAATCTTCGAACATAACCGTGCATTGCAGGAAGCAGTAGAAGAGTTTCAAAAAACACTCAGTAAAGATGCCAGATATGCACCAGCGGCATACAGTTTGGCTCGGATTCAGTTAACTCGTAAAAAAACTGAAGCTGCAATGAAGTACTATCAAATAACACTGGATAACACAGAACATCAGGCACCCGCCAAAGTAGGATTGGCGCGTTGCTTACGATTATTAAACAGGAATCAGGAAGCGAAAAATATTCTGACAGAGGTGATCTCAAAAGATCCCGAAGAATTGCAAAAAGACTATCAGGAAATGGGGGATCATAAATCTTCAGCTTACTCTTCAGCACATCTTGAAATGGGAAATCTGGAACTTGCTGAAAAGAATTATGAAGCTGCTTTAAAATGGCTGGAGCCTGCAGCGAAGGCCAATCCCAGAGATCTGGGAGCAAAAAATTCTTTAGTGATTGCTTACAGCCGCTTAGGAAGGAAACAGGAAGCAAAGAAATTAAGTCTGTTGATCAAAGAAACGAATGATGCTCTGGAAGAGATTCAGAAATTGTTGGATCAATTGCTGCAGGAGCCCAATAATGTGGAACTGCGGTTTCAAATTGGAAAAGCTTACTTGAAATATGTTTCCGAACTACAGGGTGTCGTTTGGCTTAATAGTGTTGTACGTTATCAGCCTAATCACCGGGGCGCTCACTCTGAATTAGCCAGGTATTACGAACAAAATCTTTCGCGTGGCGAAAGCTTTCAACGTTTGGCGAAGCTGCATCGTGAGAAAGCAGATGCGATAAAAAAGAATCTCTGA
- a CDS encoding DUF1559 domain-containing protein codes for MHLLRRRRAFTLIELLVVIAIIAILIALLLPAVQQAREAARRSTCKNNLKQFGLALHNYHETHRCFGQLVLPGQRSGVTTPWVGFSTQTMLLPFMDQASIYNSMDFNFHCDESPNTDQVIRAAGIEVFRCPSDPRYQIYSEGHLNYYMSAGPCMGFNPDRQFQLGFSRYQLVTRVSDILDGTSNVVAMAERIMGSANSSAFDRNGDVRRNVTFTSPTSPFRNTTFPSKALLDAHGTACAGAGAFYSHRGSRWMRGDETWFNTWNTPNSPNDDCSTGNGGHAGGDAPATQAARSRHTGGAHALMADGSVHFVSENIDLLKWQQLGAIADGAAVSISE; via the coding sequence ATGCATCTTTTACGCAGGAGAAGAGCCTTTACGCTCATTGAATTGCTTGTTGTGATTGCCATCATTGCGATTTTAATTGCACTACTATTACCTGCAGTGCAGCAGGCGAGAGAGGCAGCGCGCCGATCAACGTGTAAAAATAACCTTAAGCAGTTTGGTTTAGCTTTGCACAACTACCATGAAACTCATCGTTGTTTTGGCCAGTTGGTACTTCCTGGTCAAAGAAGTGGGGTGACTACACCTTGGGTTGGCTTTAGTACCCAGACAATGTTGCTACCATTCATGGATCAGGCCAGTATCTATAATTCTATGGATTTTAATTTTCACTGCGATGAGTCTCCTAACACCGATCAAGTAATTAGAGCTGCTGGGATTGAAGTTTTTCGGTGTCCTTCCGATCCGCGATATCAAATCTATTCGGAAGGTCATTTGAATTACTATATGTCGGCCGGTCCTTGCATGGGATTTAACCCGGACCGCCAATTTCAGTTAGGGTTTTCCCGTTATCAGCTTGTTACCCGAGTTTCTGATATTCTGGATGGAACATCAAATGTAGTTGCTATGGCGGAACGCATTATGGGATCGGCTAATTCAAGTGCTTTTGATCGTAATGGTGATGTACGCCGGAATGTAACGTTCACTTCTCCTACATCTCCTTTCAGAAATACAACATTTCCCTCAAAAGCACTGCTGGATGCACATGGGACAGCGTGTGCTGGAGCAGGTGCTTTCTATTCTCATCGTGGATCGCGTTGGATGCGGGGTGATGAAACCTGGTTCAACACCTGGAATACTCCCAACTCACCTAATGATGACTGTAGCACTGGTAACGGAGGTCATGCAGGAGGTGATGCACCAGCAACTCAGGCAGCACGAAGCCGTCACACCGGAGGTGCTCATGCTTTGATGGCCGATGGTTCTGTGCACTTTGTATCAGAAAATATTGATCTGCTGAAATGGCAGCAATTAGGAGCGATTGCCGATGGTGCCGCTGTTAGCATCAGCGAGTAA